Part of the Oryzias melastigma strain HK-1 linkage group LG24, ASM292280v2, whole genome shotgun sequence genome, tgaaaatcgTGTGTTTCGAGATGATGGACCAAAACtttcgcttttatttaccagcagtgagttctacGAGGACGGTTTGTATTATAAACATGGAGTCTGCAGCTTTTGTTAAGAGCGCCGAGATCAAGCGGCGCTTTgagacaaaatacaaaacttctgacacaaattacccgacagaatgagtgacgtggtcacggaaAATATACGAACTGAAAGTACAGTGCGAGCGTACAACACAGAGACGCTAAGAACACAACAACGAGCTCACGAGTGCTCACTACGAGTCGAAGGGATTTTGAGCACAAAAAAGTCACTCCGAAATGATTAAAGAGTGTATGGAGGGaatgacagaaacaatattagaaggaaaagaggggccgcagcttcaagaaaaggtcCAACAGATTCCCCTGTCATCAACAAGAACCGAACTGCTTTCCAGAGACGTGCAGGGCTATGGAGCTACATTGatgccaatattatttgaaacccaaataaaacaaattggaaaaatattgatgtttggctaaaaaaaaaaaattaaatgtcagaaaattctttccattctaaaatgaacttaatttcagcttcaaatgttcaatttttagggtttcaaaactaaaaatgtcaattcaatttttttattttatttttttaagattcaactctattgatttatgtttttttgtttgttttggaatatgaaaatttcagtttaaaaactttttgcccTTTTGTGGCGGGGCTAAAACGAAGGACCAAACCAATTGGATGAGAGTgataacttcagtcctggtgcattcactgactctgctagAAAGGAGTTTTGGACACATAGTTTGTAAGGGATAAAACACTGCtctttacacccgtcttgggacgaCTTCAGAACATTATAGAACagacaatacagacattttctgatcgtaattatcacagctctaggagtcagtgaagacactgggactgaagttatcactctcattcattttttaattggccctttgtgttagccACAACAAGGCTGGctaaaagttttcaaactgaaatttttatattcaaaaaaaaaaaagtttaaactggaaaaaaaattaaactgattaagtttgggaattgaaattctgagtttgaaacctaaaaaagagaacatttgaagttgaaaataattaagtttattttagaacagaaaaaatttcagacattttatattttttttggccaaacaccaatattttttcaatttgttttatttgggtcttaaataattttggccccaatttagcttcATACGGTTCGAGCTCGACACCGCCATTCAAAGTGCCATCTACATCTCTTTAAGTCGGTTTTATAGTTTACCTTtgtgtttataatgttttttgcacttatgaaagttattactttaatgttcaataTGTGGCATTACTTGCAACCTACTTTTAAGGtttgtaaaacagaaagttaacatttgcacaagaaaagggattaattatgaatgctttttgaggtacattcatgttacctgttagactttaagtgacagacagcagaatgttaaagtttgtgaaagagcacacatATTGCACTTTAAGGAAGCAAGTTTAtgtgcaatcttttttttttactcaacaatgcatgtacatgtatgtatttttctaaaaaaagggaatgagaaaaatacttgttgagacaataagctaaaagagTTCTTTGCTAATTTAACTACACATTGtacttaaataaaagaacagaaaagtgaattTTGCCTGAATGTCtttgcatgttcggaccccggtctaccaagctgacagagttactggacctctcaccaaattagttggagacccctgagtTAGAGATTtctcatttctctttttatttctgaatacAAACACGACTCCATAGAatattaacagttaaaaaatgttgttcaaaATTATGGAAAGCAGAGAAAtcactgaaaacaaacatttcacttctTTCAGGAACTATTTGAGTTTACAGAACTCTGCTGAGGCTCCAACATGCAACAGCCAACTAAACCCCAGTCCAGCATGGAGCGGctgagtgaatgtggtctggactctgtggaggagaGTCATGCTTTCAGAGACGCTGTAGAAGGACAGAACACCTGCTCTGTGATCCAGGTACACTCCTACTCTGGAGGAACCAGGAGCTGAGATGGAGGTTTGTACGTTGCTATGGTAAAATGAGAAACTGTCTGGATAACAAATTAATGCCCACGATTTATCATTAAAACCAAATCTACTTTCATTTCCAGATCTGATGATGTTCTTGTATGCGACTGCTACATGGACATATCTTCCTCTCCACTCTACCTCCCAGTAACAACGTCCAGTCAGACTCTCTCTACTCAGAACCTGAAAATACTCAGTAAATCTGTCAGAATGATCAGAATATGGCTGAGTTTCCTCCTTCAATGTCACTTTTCTGTTCTCTGACAGTAACAGTTGTCTGTGTGCTGTGTTTGGATCCAGTGTGATTTGACATGAATATTTTAAGAATTCAGCTCTGCTCTTTGGTTCTGATTCTGGCAGTAAAACATCCACATGAGTGACTTTCCGTGAGATGTTTGTCCATTCCTCTCTCAGAAGGTCCTGCAGTTTGTCTCTGAGCTCTGACACAGCTGCTGTCACCTCCTCAAAGTATCTCAGAGGACGGACATTGATGCTGGTTGAGTGTGTGGACTCACTGAGTGGTGGCAGTGAGGGGTAGTTGAGCAGAAACTGGCTGTGATCCTCTGTGAGTGAGAGCTGCTTCAGCTCAGCGTCTCTCCTCTTCAGCTCAGTAATCTCCTGCCCCAGCTCCTCCTGAAGATCTATGAGTTGATTCACTTCAGTTTGCTGCTGGAatctgatctgctgcttcacATCACAGCTTCTTTTCTGGATGAGACGGATCATCTGAGTGAAGATCTCCTCACTGTCCTTCACTGTTTGATCAGCAGAGTGATTGATGGCCTCCACCTCCTGTTGAAGCAGCTTCACCTCTTTCTCTCTGTCCTGGATTCTCTGCTGGATTTGTTGTTGactctcctccagatctctctgcctctcagtcctttctgctgcagctgagactgTGTCGTGTCCTCTATGTTCATCCACAGAGCAGAGATAACAGATACACTTCTGATCAGTACGACagaacatcttcatcacctcatcatgaatggagcagatgttctcctgcaggttcttgGAGGGTTCCACCAGCTTGTGTTTCTTTAATGCAGCTGCATCCAAATGAGGTTGAAGGTGTTTCTCACAGTAAGAGGCCAGACAGATCAAACAGGACTTGATGgctttcagttttcttccagaGCAGACATCACAGGACACATCTTCAGGTCCAGCATAGCGGTGatcagcaggagcagcttggAGTCCAGTCTTCTTCAGCTGCTCCATTATATTTGCCAACATGGTGTTTTTCTCCAGAACAGGTCTCGGCATGAAGTTCTTCCTACACTGAGGACAGCTGTAGATTTTCTCCTCTCCGTCCCAGAATCTTTGAATACACTTCATGCAGTAGCTGTGTCCACAGGGAATAGTCACCGGATCCTTCAGCAGATCCAGACAGATGGAACAGCTGAAGGTTTCTTGATCCAGATCGACTCCTTTCTGCGCCATTTCTCCTCTCAGACACAAAGACTGTGTGACTTTCACTTTCCCATACAGGTTTGACTGTGATCCTCCAATCAGATATGTTCACTATGAattcagccaatcagcttcttTCTTCTCTACCTGTTGGTTACGCCCATCATGTGAGAGCAGTTCTGTAGGAAATATGTAAACAACCTGGAAATCAGGAAGAAAGTCTTGAGgtgacttttaaaaattttcacttaaatattttttcagtttaaaaacatctaGCTACAATAGTGCAAAGAGACGGCAGATCCTTCTTTCAAAAAACTTTGCCCCACACATTTCCCCCTAATTTTTGAGCCTATATTAGTTTCATTATCTTTAGTTTATATGTCTCAAGTTTGAGGTTGCCATGGCTACGTTGTGAGGGAGCGGAGTCATGAAcgttctaaaaaaataaatacaatgcaCTGAGGTTGTTGTGATTTTTGTGCactcttaaaacttaaaatttggattgagatttttttttttaattctcatgTATCCCTAATGCCTCCTCAGGCATTAGTGTCTTTGAACCAAACTAACATTGTGCATCCATAAGAGCTTCCCTCTGTTGGCCagtgtttaaaaatagaccTTAAAACGCATCTCTTCTTGGATTCCTCTTCTGACATGAAAGCAGACATTCATCTTTTCTGTGCAAAGCAACATATGAGGCGAGCAGCAGCTCGGACTCTCCTTCTGCGCTGCCACATGAGGCCTCCAGGCGCAGAACCGAGCTTTGGATCAGCTGGGTCAGAGCCCAATACACACTCAGTGCAACTTTGAAAACAGGCATGTAGCAGTCAAGGCCCCCAAATGTAACAATTTGTGTTTCCAGACCCTNNNNNNNNNNNNNNNNNNNNNNNNNNNNNNNNNNNNNNNNNNNNNNNNNNNNNNNNNNNNNNNNNNNNNNNNNNNNNNNCATTTACATGTACTTGCAGAtggctttttaaattatttctataCCAACTCAATGTTGCATGTTAGAGAAATCCTTGTTGACCACTTTGGTTGGTAAAAGTGCTTTCCCTGAAAGTCCCTGAATTCTAAACCGTCTCCAAGGTGTTACTCTTATATGATGTACATACTCCACAAATTACAGCATGTCTCAGTAGCCAATCTTAGAGTTAtcatgtgattcattttttcatgcAATTAATTAATCCTGAGCTGAATGAATCGATTTTTAATGGcgattatttttaacataatagtTGTGGAAAGCCTCATTTcgaagtatttttatttaaaattgtgacATTATGGTGCAGTAAAATTGTCATGTTTGCGAGATGAAGCAAACACCTCCAGCTCAACACCTCCAAGACAAAAGAACTGGTCATCGATTTCGGAAGATCCAGACCAAGACCACGACCAGTCCTGTTAGAGGGAGCAGAGGTGGAGACTGTGGACTCCTATAAATACCTGGGTCTGTGACTGGACCATAAACTGGACTGGACAACACACACCAGACACCTGCACAGGAAGACCCAGAGCAGGATGTACTTCGTCAGGAGACTGCGGTCTTTCAATATCTGCAGCAAACTACTGGGGATGTTTTACCAGTCTGTGGTTGCCAGTGTCCTCTTTTACACTGTGGTGTGCTGGAGGGGGGCAGCATATCGAAGAAGGACACTTCCAGACTGGACAAACTGATCAGGCGGGCCAGCTCTGCAGTCGGCATGAGGCTGGACTCTCTGGTGACGGTGGCAGAGACGAGGACTCTGGACAAACTGCTGGACATCATGGACAATATCAGCCACCCTCTGCACACCGTCATCACCAGCCAGAGGAACCTGTTCAGCGGTAGACTGCTTGTACCGAAATGCAGGACCAATAGACTCAGGAACTCGTTTGTGCACCAGGCGGTCACACTCTACAATACTTCACTGGGGGGGAGGAGATAGTAGAGGCGGACTGGAAACAAACTCATTCAGCAAATCATCCATAAATGTATAAGTGCAATAATTAACACTAGGTAATAACCTATCATGTGCAAtatctcaatcacacactcaaacTGTTTTGCTCTTCTTTACGTTGTTGGACTTTATTATTGTACATTGTACATTGAGCTTTCCTTGACGGGGTTGATCTGGGAGACATGGAACGAAGGGTGGATCCATAGCGCTGCAGGCAGGCCAACGCAGGAGGGATTGATGACTCTGTCAATGGCGTAAGGTCCGATGAAGTGAGTAGTGAGTTTGCGGGACGAAGACTGAATGGGGATGTTACGAGATGAGAGCCAAACTTTCTGTCCAGGTTGGTAGGCAGGTGCAGGGAGCCGATGACGATCGGCGATCTCCTGGTTGCGTTCCTTAGTGCGTAGGAGTGCAGCTTTAGTCTGACGCCAGAAGTGTCGACACGGGCGAAGATGATGGTGGACAGAGGGTACTGCCAGATCCACCTCCTGGGTAGGGAAAAGTGGCGGCAATTACCCAAGGGAGGCCTCGAAAGGCGAAACCCCAGTGGCTGTGGATTTGTAGGAGTTGTGGGCGTATTCAATCCAAACTAAGAAGGAGGACCAGTCCGAGGGGTTTTTAGCTGCCAAACAGCGAAGGGCTGCCTCCAACTCCTGGTTTGCTCTTTCCGCTTGGCCGTTGGTTTGGGGGTGGTACCCAGACAACAGGCTGACCGTGGCGCCTAGAGCAAAGCAGAAAGCCCTCCAAACTTAAGAAATGAACTGCGGCCCACGGTCAGACACAATGTCAGTAGGGATTCCATGATGTCTAAAGACCTGATTGACCAGGACAGCGGCAGTTTCCATGGCAGAAGGGAGCTGAGGCAGTGCTATGAAGTGAACAGACTTGGAGAAGCGGTCAATGACAGTGAGGATGACTCTGTTGCCATTGGATGAGGGCAGGCCGGTGACGAAGTCCAGAGCAATGTGCGACCAGGGTCTGCTAGGTGTAGGCAAAGGGTGGAGCAGTCCTGATTGAGGGGTGTTTGATGTCTTTGATCTGGCACAGGTTGGACAAGCAGCGACATAGTCCCGCACATCCTTCTCCATGGAAGGCCAGAAAAAGCGTCTGCGTAGGAGGCCGAGTGTCCTGTGGACCCTGGCGTGACAGGAGACACGAGAAGCATGGCCCCAAGTGATAACGTCAGACCTGAGATGAGAGAGCACAAACAGTGTTCCAAGAGGGCATTGGACGTGATTGGGTTCCTCACCTTGGGCTTAGCGTACACGCGTCTCCACTTCCCAGATCAACAAGCCCACTATGCAGTCTGGCGGTACAATGGTGGAGTCAGAGTAGACGTCAGAAGCATTAAACTGTCTGGAGAGAGCATCGGGCTTGAGATTGCAACTGCCGGGTCTGTAGGTGATGATAAAGTTGGAACGATCAAAGAACAGACACCAGCGTGCCTGACGTGAGTTTAGTCTCTTTGCAGTGCGAAGATAGGTGAGATTTTTCTGGTCAGTCCATACGATAAAGGGTTATGTCGACCCCTCCAGCCAATGACGCCACTCCTCCAGGGCCATCTTTATGGCCAACAGCTCTCGATTCCCAATGTCGTAGTTCTGTTTTGCAGATGACAGTTTcttgggaaaaaaagcacaaggcTTTAGTTTACCAGGAGTGTTTTCTTTCTGAAACAGTACTGCACCAACACCGGAATCTGACGCATCCACTTCAACAATAAACTGACGAGTGGGATCAGGTTGAATGAGGATGGTGGCTATGACAAAGAGGTTCTTGCGGGTGTCAAAAGCCTTCTGGGCCTCAGGATTCCAACTAAAAGGTTTGAGAGGAGAAGTTAGTTTGGTTAAAGCGGATGCAATGACGCTGAAGTTGCGAATGAACCTTCTATAGAAATTGGCGAACCCCAAAAACTGTTGGAGTTTTTTACGACTTGAAGGGGGTTCCCATTTGGAGAGGGCTTCAATCTTGGATGGATCTGGGCGTATCTGACCTGCTTCAAAAACGTAGCCAAGAAAGGGGATGGAGGAGACATGAAACTcgcatttttctgcttttacatAGAGCTGATTTTCCAGGAGCCGTTCCAGGACACGGCGGACATGAATCTCGTGTTGGGCGAGGTCACGACAATAAACCAGGATATCGTCCAGATAGACAAAAACGAAGCGATTAATAAAGTCCCGGAGGACATCGTTAACTAGGTGCTGGAAAACTGCAGGGGCGTTAGTAAGTCCAAAAGGCATAAGTAGGTATTCAAAGTGTCCTAAAGGGGTGTTAAATGCAGTCTTCCATTCGTCTCCCTCTTTTATCCGGACTAGATGGTAAGCATTGCGTAGGTCGAGCTTGGAGAAAAAGTGAGCGTCTTGTATGGAATCAAAAACAGAACTGAGGAGCGGTAGAGAATATTTGATTCAGTGCTCAGTAATCGATGCACGGCTTCAgagttttgtctttattttcaacaaaaaaaaaacccgcaCCCACAGGAGACGAAGAGGGGCGAATGAGACCAGAAGAAAGCGCCTCCTGAATGTATTTCTCCATGGCCTCTTTTTCAGGACCGGACAGGTTAAACAAACGGCCCTTGGGGAGACTAGACCCCGGAAGTAGTTCGATGGAGCAATCATAAGGTCTGTGTGGAGGCAAAGAACATGTCTTGGTTTTGCCGAAGACCGACTTAAGGTCATGGTNNNNNNNNNNNNNNNNNNNNNNNNNNNNNNNNNNNNNNNNNNNNNNNNNNNNNNNNNNNNNNNNNNNNNNNNNNNNNNNNNNNNNNNNNNNNNNNNNNNNNNNNNNNNNNNNNNNNNNNNNNNNNNNNNNNNNNNNNNNNNNNNNNNNNNNNNNNNNNNNNNNNNNNNNNNNNNNNNNNNNNNNNNNNNNNNNNNNNNNNNNNNNNNNNNNNNNNNNNNNNNNNNNNNNNNNNNNNNNNNNNNNNNNNNNNNNNNNNNNNNNNNNNNNNNNNNNNNNNNNNNNNNNNNNNNNNNNNNNNNNNNNNNNNNNNNNNNNNNNNNNNNNNNNNNNNNNNNNNNNNNNNNNNNNNNNNNNNNNNNNNNNNNNNNNNNNNNNNNNNNNNNNNNNNNNNNNNNNNNNNNNNNNNNNNNNNNNNNNNNNNNNNNNNNNNNNNNNNNNNNNNNNNNNNNNNNNNNNNNNNNNNNNNNNNNNNNNNNNNNNNNNNNNNNTGGTTACCTGAGGTAACAAGGCGGATGGGACGNNNNNNNNNNNNNNNNNNNNNNNNNNNNNNNNNNNNNNNNNNNNNNNNNNNNNNNNNNNNNNNNNNNNNNNNNNNNGACAGTTGTGACACGAGGTCTTGGTCAATGAAACTTTGCTGGGCGCCTGAATCCACCAGAGCCTGGAGTTCGAGATATTCTGTCTGTAAACAAATCTTGACAGggagaaacaggaagttcctgcaTGGGGAAGCTTTGATAGGACCCACCCGCGCCCTGTCTTCTAGCGGGGGGTTCTGCCTTTTAAAAGAAGGCGACATTGGGTGACAAAATGGTCTGACTTGCCACAGTAGAAACAGGAGCGCTCGTCCCTCCTCTTCTGTTGTTCCTCAGGCGTGTGTTTGGAATGACCCATCTGCACAGGTTCATCAAATGGTGTCCGTGGTGTTTCCTGGACTGGgaaaggagagagagagagaggcaAAGTTAAATGGTGGCTGGTCTCAAACACAGTTTTGCGTGAGGGGGTCCTTTCTGCTTGTCTCCCTTTTAGACGGACATCAGAACGTAAGGCTGCAGACACCAGTTTTTCGAAGGTGCGAGCTTCAGGTTGAGAACGTAAATGATCTTTTTAATGGAATCATTCAgagactgataaaaaaaaatcccttttaagGCCTTATCTGGCCATCCTGCTTCAACTGCCAGAATGCGAAAATCTATGACATGGTCTGCAACGGTGCGTTTACCTTGCTTGAGACTGAGCAGATGGCGGGTGTCCTTGTCCTCCTTTTGAGGCTGATCGAACACTAGCTTGAACTCGGATAAGAAGTGATCAAAGGAAAGTGGGAGATTGGATGGGCAAACGGGTATGCTTGAGCCAACTGCAACGCTCTGCCTCTGAGTGAGTCAATGATCAAAGTTATCTTAATGTGATCCGTCTGGTAATATCTCGGTGCTTGCTGAAATAATAGCTGACATTGTAGAAGGAATCCTCCACATGCTTCCACCTCGCCGTGGAAGGGTTCTGGTTGCAGGCGGAAGTTCTCCGGTGACATAGctgaagcagctgctgctgtagATTCTGTGTGTGGAGGTGGCAGAGGTGGGGAAAGCGTTAGGTTTGATAATCGGCTAGTCAAGTACATGACAGCttgagaaatggcatcagctctGCAAAATATATCATGTTGTGCTGTAGTTAATTGCTGTAGTGAGTCGGCCTGACGCCCCAGAAGGATGCCTTGCTGAGAAACAACGAAACGTAAAGCTTCCGGGTCAGCTGGGTCTGGAGCTTGCCCAGTTCGTTCTGTCATGTTTGCGAGATGAAGCAGACCCAGATGCTGAT contains:
- the LOC112158522 gene encoding tripartite motif-containing protein 16-like; translated protein: MAQKGVDLDQETFSCSICLDLLKDPVTIPCGHSYCMKCIQRFWDGEEKIYSCPQCRKNFMPRPVLEKNTMLANIMEQLKKTGLQAAPADHRYAGPEDVSCDVCSGRKLKAIKSCLICLASYCEKHLQPHLDAAALKKHKLVEPSKNLQENICSIHDEVMKMFCRTDQKCICYLCSVDEHRGHDTVSAAAERTERQRDLEESQQQIQQRIQDREKEVKLLQQEVEAINHSADQTVKDSEEIFTQMIRLIQKRSCDVKQQIRFQQQTEVNQLIDLQEELGQEITELKRRDAELKQLSLTEDHSQFLLNYPSLPPLSESTHSTSINVRPLRYFEEVTAAVSELRDKLQDLLREEWTNISRKVTHVDVLLPESEPKSRAEFLKYSCQITLDPNTAHRQLLLSENRKVTLKEETQPYSDHSDRFTEYFQVLSRESLTGRCYWEVEWRGRYVHVAVAYKNIIRSGNESRFGFNDKSWALICYPDSFSFYHSNVQTSISAPGSSRVGVYLDHRAGVLSFYSVSESMTLLHRVQTTFTQPLHAGLGFSWLLHVGASAEFCKLK